The sequence AGGTCAGCTTGACCGGATCGCCGTCGCACTTTTCCAGCGCCTGATAAATCGGCACGGTGCCGATCGGGATCGGCGCATTGCGCAGGATCCATTCGCGGGTGGTGTGGATGTTGCGGCCGGTCGAGAGGTCCATCACGGTGTCCGCGCCCCAGCGGATCGCCCACACCATCTTGTCGACTTCCTCCTCGACCGACGACGTCACCGCCGAGTTGCCGATATTGGCGTTGATCTTGGTCAGGAAGTTGCGGCCGATGATCATCGGCTCCAGTTCGGCGTGGTTGATGTTGCAGGGGATGATCGCGCGACCGCGTGCGATCTCGCTGCGCACGAACTCCGGCGTGATGAAGGCGGGAATCTCCGCGCCGAAGCTCTCGCCGTCCTTCAGCGCTGCTTCCGCGCGCTCAAGTTGCTGCTTGCGCCCGATGTTTTCGCGGGTCGCAACGTAGATCATCTCCTTGGTGATGATGCCCTTGCGCGCGAATTCGAGCTGCGTGATCGGCGCGTCGCCGACGCCGCGGAACGGCTTGTGGTGCGCCTTGAAGGCGGCGGCGGCGTGCTTGGCGCCGACATTGCCGTTGTCTTCAGCCTTGATCTCGCGGCCTTCGTATTCCTCGACGCCGCCGCGCTCCTTGACCCATTCGATGCGCGCGCGGGAGAGCCCGGCATTGACGTCGATGATGACGTTTGGATCGGTGTAGGGGCCGGAGGTGTCGTAGACCGGAAGGTTCGGTTCGTTCGCGCCTTCGCTGAGGACGATCTCGCGCAGAGGCACGCGAACATCCGCCGCCTCGTCGGGCGTGACGTAAATCTTGCGCGACGACGGCAGGCCGCCGGTGGTGACGGCCGGGAGCGTAGTGTCCGGATTGGAGCGGATGTTCATGGCGTCCTCCTTTGAAGTCGGATCGATCTTGTTAAGCGGCTTGTGAATAATCGCTGAGCCAGGCACGCACACGGGCGTCCGGGTCGGCGTTCATAGTGACGTCACTGACGACGGCGATGGAGTTCGCGCCAGCGTTAAAAATCATTTCGGCCTGTTCGAGCTTGATGCCGCCGATGGCGACCAGCGGAATGTCGCCGATCAGCAGCTTCCATGCGGTGATGCGCTCGATGCCCTGCGGCGCGAACCGCATTTTCTTCAGCGTGGTCTCGTAGATCGGGCCGAGCGCGATGTAGTCGGGCTTGTAGGCCAGCGCGTTGTCGAGTTCGTCCTCGTCGTGGGTGGACAAACCCAGCGTCAGTCCCGCGCGGCGGATGGCATGAACATCGGCGGTGCCGAGATCTTCCTGGCCGAGATGCAGATGCTGCGCGCCGGCGTCGATGGCCGCGCGCCAGTAATCGTTGACCACGAGCTTGGTCGGCGTGCCCTTGGTCACCGCCAGCG is a genomic window of Bradyrhizobium sp. G127 containing:
- a CDS encoding thiamine phosphate synthase, encoding MPYPDRFYPVVDSVAWVARLTKLGAGTVQLRAKNLDDAAALAIVREALAVTKGTPTKLVVNDYWRAAIDAGAQHLHLGQEDLGTADVHAIRRAGLTLGLSTHDEDELDNALAYKPDYIALGPIYETTLKKMRFAPQGIERITAWKLLIGDIPLVAIGGIKLEQAEMIFNAGANSIAVVSDVTMNADPDARVRAWLSDYSQAA